A genomic window from Nocardioides rotundus includes:
- a CDS encoding amidohydrolase family protein, with product MTALRFTGPALPDGESVEVYVVDGRITYEPQAGAETAASGWLVPGLVDAHCHIGLEEDGAGTDEQAEAQAISDRDAGALLLRDCGSALDTAWMHDRDDLPRLIRCGRHIARTRRYIRNYAHEVEPEQLVEFAAQEARRGDGWIKLVGDWISRDTGDLAPSFPAETFAAAIDAAHAEGAKVTAHCFGPDVLPGLIAAGIDCIEHGTGLSEDLVDAMVEHGTALVPTVMQLDKFPEHAQAGEAKFPAYAARMRDLYERMPATIMAAYEAGVPIYTGTDNGGVTRHGNIAGEVAALNRIGMPAVDAVAAASWRGREWLGWNSGLEEGAPADFVVYDADPRADLGVLASPTRVVLRGAVVA from the coding sequence ATGACCGCGCTGAGGTTCACCGGACCGGCCCTTCCCGACGGGGAGAGCGTCGAGGTGTACGTCGTGGACGGGCGGATCACCTACGAGCCGCAGGCGGGCGCCGAGACCGCCGCGTCGGGCTGGCTGGTCCCCGGCCTGGTCGACGCGCACTGCCACATCGGCCTGGAGGAGGACGGTGCCGGAACCGACGAGCAGGCCGAGGCGCAGGCGATCTCCGACCGCGACGCCGGCGCGCTGCTGCTGCGCGACTGCGGGTCCGCCCTCGACACCGCCTGGATGCACGATCGCGACGACCTGCCCCGGCTGATCCGCTGCGGCCGCCACATCGCGCGCACCCGCCGCTACATCCGCAACTACGCCCACGAGGTCGAGCCGGAGCAGCTGGTGGAGTTCGCCGCGCAGGAGGCCCGCCGCGGCGATGGCTGGATCAAGCTGGTGGGGGACTGGATCTCCCGCGACACCGGCGATCTGGCCCCGTCCTTCCCGGCCGAGACGTTCGCGGCGGCGATCGACGCGGCCCACGCCGAGGGCGCCAAGGTGACCGCGCACTGCTTCGGCCCCGACGTGCTGCCCGGCCTGATCGCGGCGGGCATCGACTGCATCGAGCACGGCACCGGACTCTCCGAGGACCTGGTCGACGCGATGGTCGAGCACGGGACCGCTCTGGTGCCGACGGTCATGCAGCTGGACAAGTTCCCCGAGCACGCGCAGGCCGGGGAGGCCAAGTTCCCGGCGTACGCCGCCCGGATGCGCGACCTCTACGAGCGGATGCCCGCGACGATCATGGCCGCCTACGAGGCGGGCGTGCCGATCTACACCGGCACCGACAACGGCGGAGTGACCCGGCACGGCAACATCGCCGGCGAGGTCGCCGCCCTCAACCGGATCGGCATGCCGGCCGTGGACGCCGTCGCCGCGGCGAGCTGGCGAGGCCGGGAGTGGCTGGGCTGGAACTCCGGGCTCGAGGAGGGGGCTCCCGCCGACTTCGTGGTCTACGACGCCGACCCGCGCGCCGACCTGGGCGTCCTGGCGAGCCCCACCCGCGTCGTGCTGCGAGGCGCCGTCGTGGCGTGA
- a CDS encoding GtrA family protein, whose translation MTPSALLARHRHNVRLLARFALVGATGVVVNLLVLVLVKRLGPGVDVEALPLPFGEFHVRWYHVYSTVAFLVANLWNYQLNRTWTFGSSGHARWLREYVPFLAVGLLGQAVGLLLLTLLMHPGSPIALPRDLLDDSSGLRTRLYWAQLIVIGVVTPLSFVLNKVWTFAAVRTLHRGEGRAT comes from the coding sequence GTGACCCCGTCCGCCCTCCTGGCCCGCCACCGGCACAACGTCCGGCTGCTGGCCCGCTTCGCGCTGGTGGGCGCCACCGGGGTCGTGGTCAACCTGCTCGTGCTCGTGCTGGTCAAGCGGCTGGGTCCCGGGGTGGACGTGGAGGCGCTGCCGCTGCCCTTCGGGGAATTCCACGTGCGCTGGTACCACGTCTACTCCACCGTCGCGTTCCTCGTGGCCAACCTGTGGAACTACCAGCTCAACCGGACCTGGACCTTCGGCTCGTCGGGCCACGCCCGCTGGCTGCGGGAGTACGTCCCGTTCCTCGCCGTGGGCCTGCTGGGCCAGGCCGTCGGGCTGCTCCTGCTCACCCTGCTGATGCACCCGGGCTCGCCGATCGCGCTGCCGCGAGACCTGCTCGACGACTCGAGTGGGCTGCGGACCCGCCTCTACTGGGCCCAGCTGATCGTGATCGGGGTGGTCACGCCGCTCTCGTTCGTGCTGAACAAGGTCTGGACCTTCGCCGCGGTGCGGACCCTCCACCGTGGCGAGGGGCGGGCTACTTGA